The bacterium nucleotide sequence GAGCTGGTCATCCGGCTGGAGGAATGGGACAACAAGAAGGAATACGACCGGCTCGGCCTCACTCCCTCCACCCACAAGATCTTCGACGTGGAGATCCCCATGTTCCTCATTCCGGTCCGCCCGGGCCGGAACTTGGCCGTCATCATCGAAGTGGCCGCCATGAACAACCGCCTCATGAAGCTGGGATACTTCACCGCCCAGGAGTTCGCCGACCGGGTCACCCGGATCATGGCGGATGAGAAGGGCCGGGGCCTGCCCGGCAGCAAGGCCGCCGACTGATGCTTGGTCCCACCTGGTTCTTTCCCGGCCTTCGCCTCAAGCGTTGGGTCATCCTGTTGCTCCTTTCGATCGTGGTCCTTTACGTCGGTTTCTCCGGCGTCATCAGTCCCCACACCGGCGGCATCGCCATCCATCCCGCCCTCTTCAGCGAGGTGGAGAGCCACCTGAAACACCTGAAGTTCGTCGATTATTTCGCCATAGCCCTGGGGGTTTGGGGCATCTGGATGGCCGTCGGGCGCCTCCAGTTCTCCATGGTGACCATGTACGCCCCGGCCCGGGAGAAAGAATTCCTCAGCCAGGCCCTCCAGAAGAGCCGCCTCAAGCGCGGGCCCCGCATCGTGGCCATCGGGGGAGGAACGGGGCTGCCCAACGTCCTTTCCAGCCTCAAGAACTACACGACGAACCTCACCGCGGTGGTGACCGTGGCCGACGATGGGGGAAGCTCGGGCCGGCTGCGCCGGGATTTCGGGACGCCGCCCCCGGGCGACATCCGCAATTGCATCGTGGCCCTGTCCGACCAGGAGACCCTGCTCAAGGAACTCTTCCAATACCGGTTCAGGGGCCACGGCGACCTCAAGGGCCACAGCTTCGGGAACCTCTTCATCACCGTCATGAAGGAGATCACGGGGGACTTCGGCCGGGCGGTGGAGGAATCCAGCCGGGTCCTGGCCACCCGCGGTACCGTCATGCCGGTCACCTTCGACCCCATGACCCTCCAGGCCAAGCTCACCAACGGACGGGTGGTGACGGGCGAGTCCCAGGTGCCCCTGGCCAAGGCCCCCATCGAACGGATGATGCTCAAGGAGAAAAAGGTCCGACCCAATCCGGAGGTCCTCAAGGCCATCCTGGAGGCCGATGCCATCGTGCTGGGCCCGGGAAGCCTCTATACCTCGGTCATTCCCAACCTGCTGATCCCCGAGGTGGCCGAGACCATCGCCTTGTCCCGGGCGGTCAAGGTCTACGTCTGCAACGTCATGACCCAACCCGGCGAGACCGACCGGATGACGGTGGCCGACCACGTGAAGGCCCTCTTCCGCCATACGGGCCCGGGGTTCGTCCACTATGTCATCGCCAACAAGGAGCGGGTCCCCGCCAACCTGCTGGCCCGATATGAGAGTTACGGACAGGAACCGGTGACGGTGGACGAGGAGGCCCTCCACGCCCTGGGGGTCCAGTTGCGCCGGGCCAACCTGCTGGACCAGAACGACTACGTGCGCCACAACCCCGAAAAACTGGGCCGGGCCATCATCCGCCTGCTGGTCATGTAGCCATTCCCCTGGAAAATCCATGAAAGGCCCCGCTTCCGGGCCTTGTTTCGGTTGATATCGCGGGGGTTTCTTTCTAACCTTTTGTCCTGTATCCGTTGTTGCTTCCCAAAGGAGATGGAATGACCGGTGTGGTCGTCGCGACCCATGGTGAGTTCGGCAAGGCCCTCTTGGGGACCTTGGGGACCATCCTGGGGGTCCCGGAGGGTTTCCGGGCCGTGTCCTTGGAGGCCCAGGAAGGCCTGGAGGAATTCCTCGCCAAGGTGACCGCCGCCCTGGACCAAGTGGACCCCGGGAAGAAGGGGGCGGTGCTGCTGGTGGACCTTTTCGGGGGGACCCCCTTCAACGTGGGGCTCCGCCTGGCCCAAGAGCGCCCCTTGCAGGTCGTGACGGGCATCAACCTGGCCATGTTGATCCAGGCGGCTTCCCGCTGGGAGGACCTGGACCCTCCCGCCCTCGCCCAAGAGGTCCAAAAGTCCGCCCGGGAAGGCATCCTCACTTCCCAGGAGATCATCAAGAAATAACCATGGATATCCAACTCCTTCGAATCGACGACCGGCTCATCCACGGACAAGTGGTGGTGGGGTGGGTCAAGGCCCTGGGGATCCAGCGGTTGGTCGTGGTCAACGATCCCATCGCCGGCAACAGCATGCAACGGACCCTCATGGAAATGGCGGTCCCTTCCGGGCTCAAGGTGAGCTTTTTCTCGGTGGCCGAAGCCGCCCAGAAGTGCCGGGAGGACATGGGCCCTGAAAAGGCCCTGCTCCTTTTCTCCAATCCCAAGGATGTGCTGGCCTACCTGGGAGCGGGGGGCACCGTTTCCTCCATCAACGTGGGCGGGATGCATTATTGCGAGGGCAAACAACAGGTCAGCAAGACGGTCTGTGTGAGCCCCGAGGACGTGGGGGCGCTCGTTCAACTGAGGAAAATGGGCGTGGAATTGGAGGTCCGGGCCGTGCCCGGGGACACCAAGGAAATGCTCGAGAAGTTCATCCCCGACCTGAAAGGCCTCTAAGGCAAAAGGCCTTTTTTCACCGCGAAGACGCGAAGGCGGTGAAAAAAGCGTTTGGACAACTTCTTTTTCTTCGCTTCTTCGCGGTCATGGTTCTCATTCTTTGAAGGGGTTCAAATGAAAAAGGTCAATTTCATCTTCGGCGTGCATAACCACCAGCCCGTCGGCAACTTCGGCCAGGTCTTCGAGGCCCTTTATCACCAATCCTACGAGCCTTTCCTGCACATCCTCCACCGCCACCCCAAGGTCAAATGCACTTTCCATGTGACCGGGCCTCTCCTGGAATGGCTGGAGGCGAACCGCCCGGCCTATTTCAAGATGCTCAAGGAGATGGCGCAAAGGGGGCAGGTCGAGTTCTTCACCGGCGGCATGTACGAACCCATCCTGTCCATCCTGCCCGACCGGGATAAGCTGGGCCAGATCCGCATGCTCACCGATTATCTGAAGGAACACTTCCAGGTCGAGCCCCAAGGCATGTGGACGGCGGAGAGGGTCTGGGAACCCCACCTGACCAAGAGCCTGGCCGAGGCGGGGGTGAAATACATCGTGATGGACGACGCCCATTTCAAGGCGGCGGGCCTGCGCGAGGACCAGACCTTCGGCTATTACCTCATGGAAGAACAGGGCCTCACCGCCGGGGTCTTCCCGATCTCGGAAAAGATGCGCTACCTGGTGCCGTTCCGGGCGGTGGAGGAGACCCTGGACTACCTGCGTTCGGTGGCCACCGAGGAAGGCGACCGGGCGGTCGTGCTGATGGACGACGGCGAGAAGTTCGGGGGTTGGCCCGATACCTATAAATGGGTCTATGAGGAGGGGTGGCTGGAGCGGTTCTTCAACGCCCTGGAACAGAACGGCGATTGGATCCACGTGACCACCTTCGCCGAGTACGCGAAAGCCCATGCCCCCCTGGGGAACCTGAACCTCCCGACCGGCTCCTATTCGGAGATGGGGGAATGGTCCCTGCCCGCCGACGCCGCCGAGGAGTTCGAGCATATCCGCCACGAAGTGCGGGACCGGGGCGAGATGCCCCGGTTCGACCGATACCTCAAGGGCGGTTTCTGGCGGAACTTCCTGGCGAAATACGATGAGAGCAACCAGATGCACAAGAAACTGTTGTGGGTCTCGGCCAAGGTCGAGGCGGCCCGGGAACGCCTGGGCAAAAAGGCGACCCCGAAGCAAAAGGCGGTCCTGGCCCAGGCCACCCAGGCCCTTTACCGGGGTGAATGCAACTGTCCCTACTGGCATGGCGTCTTCGGCGGGCTCTACCTCAACCACCTGCGCTTCGCCGTCTATCGCGAGTTCATCGAGGCGGAGAAGGCCGCTGAAAGCCTGCTGCCCCCACCCCCCTTCGGCCTCCGGGTCCTGGAGACCGATTTCAACAAGGATGGAAAGGACGAGATCGTGCTGGAAAGCGATGGGTACCACGCGGTGCTGGAGCCCGGGACCGGCGGGGTCCTGACCGAACTGGACTACCTCCCCAAGCCCATCAACCTGAGCGATACCTTGACCCGCCGTAAGGAGGCCTAT carries:
- a CDS encoding gluconeogenesis factor YvcK family protein — encoded protein: MLGPTWFFPGLRLKRWVILLLLSIVVLYVGFSGVISPHTGGIAIHPALFSEVESHLKHLKFVDYFAIALGVWGIWMAVGRLQFSMVTMYAPAREKEFLSQALQKSRLKRGPRIVAIGGGTGLPNVLSSLKNYTTNLTAVVTVADDGGSSGRLRRDFGTPPPGDIRNCIVALSDQETLLKELFQYRFRGHGDLKGHSFGNLFITVMKEITGDFGRAVEESSRVLATRGTVMPVTFDPMTLQAKLTNGRVVTGESQVPLAKAPIERMMLKEKKVRPNPEVLKAILEADAIVLGPGSLYTSVIPNLLIPEVAETIALSRAVKVYVCNVMTQPGETDRMTVADHVKALFRHTGPGFVHYVIANKERVPANLLARYESYGQEPVTVDEEALHALGVQLRRANLLDQNDYVRHNPEKLGRAIIRLLVM
- a CDS encoding PTS sugar transporter subunit IIA; the protein is MTGVVVATHGEFGKALLGTLGTILGVPEGFRAVSLEAQEGLEEFLAKVTAALDQVDPGKKGAVLLVDLFGGTPFNVGLRLAQERPLQVVTGINLAMLIQAASRWEDLDPPALAQEVQKSAREGILTSQEIIKK
- a CDS encoding PTS sugar transporter subunit IIB — its product is MDIQLLRIDDRLIHGQVVVGWVKALGIQRLVVVNDPIAGNSMQRTLMEMAVPSGLKVSFFSVAEAAQKCREDMGPEKALLLFSNPKDVLAYLGAGGTVSSINVGGMHYCEGKQQVSKTVCVSPEDVGALVQLRKMGVELEVRAVPGDTKEMLEKFIPDLKGL
- a CDS encoding alpha-amylase/4-alpha-glucanotransferase domain-containing protein; amino-acid sequence: MKKVNFIFGVHNHQPVGNFGQVFEALYHQSYEPFLHILHRHPKVKCTFHVTGPLLEWLEANRPAYFKMLKEMAQRGQVEFFTGGMYEPILSILPDRDKLGQIRMLTDYLKEHFQVEPQGMWTAERVWEPHLTKSLAEAGVKYIVMDDAHFKAAGLREDQTFGYYLMEEQGLTAGVFPISEKMRYLVPFRAVEETLDYLRSVATEEGDRAVVLMDDGEKFGGWPDTYKWVYEEGWLERFFNALEQNGDWIHVTTFAEYAKAHAPLGNLNLPTGSYSEMGEWSLPADAAEEFEHIRHEVRDRGEMPRFDRYLKGGFWRNFLAKYDESNQMHKKLLWVSAKVEAARERLGKKATPKQKAVLAQATQALYRGECNCPYWHGVFGGLYLNHLRFAVYREFIEAEKAAESLLPPPPFGLRVLETDFNKDGKDEIVLESDGYHAVLEPGTGGVLTELDYLPKPINLSDTLTRRKEAYHGKLLTAANQAQAQGGVASIHDMVRMKEPDLDKKLFYDQARRASLTEHFTAPGTGVEALLTQRFEEWGDFRKSPFLSKVQAPKKKGQPARVDLSRDGRVMGESLGLEKRLAFKPGDFDLKAQYRLENKGGRLLEFRFFIEWNLTLLAGDAPDRNYFVEGHTLADSRMVSVGEEKNVTAMGLRDGWLELEALFKTEKPALFFRYPVETISQSEGGFEKVYQGSCLLLGWDVQLAPGQSFETTVTTQLKGWRP